From Hydra vulgaris chromosome 15, alternate assembly HydraT2T_AEP, one genomic window encodes:
- the LOC136091712 gene encoding uncharacterized protein LOC136091712 — protein MEEDRHKLKRVYMSGADKRILSYQIALPPQLVNIAENPSLQNIVEETNESLNLDIGLWPENMTGLIDYWAKVGSRINNELIKQSKDVKSYWRNIIKRLVSVITFICERGLALRGKNEIVGSFKNGNYLGILKLLAEYDNFLKQHIENHANRGSGHTNYLSSTICEELIEIMGNNVLNEIISRIKLYKYFLISLDSTSDEGHIDQLTLVFRYIEKDTPVERFLVFMPNQGHKAQDMYDGHSYDNASAMSGKYNGLQSKVLKNNKLASWIPCATHSLNLVGKFFTASTKRYELLVKALSLENTKTRIHVPQRVNTTRWSCRSDATKALILGYKQFKSTLIQIADDFEQTTKTRCDANCVYNKLCTLETGIYTVFGNNILERVDKTNKLLQDATLDLNTATSAIKSLKNFVQAKRDNFDQYEKQGAEISETTDYLKHRKRQRNIRLNPIDFYETPEVDLTSSQKFKIQIFLPVIDPFISNLDKRLSANELVYQRFGFLRKIEQLNNQEIENEAIKLVKIYQDDIDEHLGNELIQFKEFYKHLKDEISEFHNISQEHLM, from the exons atggaagaAGATCGTCATAAATTAAAGCGAGTTTATATGAGTGGTGCAGATAAACGAATATTg tCATATCAAATTGCTCTACCGCCTCAACTAGTAAATATCGCCGAAAACCCTTCACTTCAAAATATTGTTGAAGAAACTAATGAAAGCTTAAATTTAGATATAGGATTATGGCCTGAAAATATGACAGGATTAATAGATTATTGGGCAAAAGTAGGAA GCCGTATTAACAatgaacttataaaacaaagtaaagaTGTAAAGAGTTACTGGCGTAATATAATCAAGAGACTCGTAAgtgttataacatttatatgtgAACGAGGTTTAGCATTACGTggtaaaaatgaaattgttggttcatttaaaaatggtaaCTATCTTGGAATTCTAAAGCTATTAGCTGAGTATGATAATTTTCTTAAACAGCACATTGAAAATCATGCAAATCGTGGAAGTGGGCACACTAACTATTTATCTTCTACTATCTGTGAagaattaatagaaataatgggaaataatgttttgaatgaaataatttctcgtataaaattatataaatattttttaatttcattagaTTCAACATCTGATGAAGGTCATATAGATCAATTAACAttagtttttagatatattGAAAAAGATACACCAGTGGAAAGATTCTTGGTATTTATGCCAAACCAAGGCCATAAAGCTCAAGATATGTATGAtg GCCATTCGTATGATAATGCTTCTGCAATGAGTGGGAAATATAATGGTCTCCAATCAAAagttctgaaaaataataaactagcTTCCTGGATTCCATGTGCTACACATTCCCTAAATTTGGTAGGAAAATTTTTTACGGCATCAACAAAACGTTATGAACTACTGGTTAAAGCTCTAAGtttagaaaatacaaaaaccCGTATCCATGTACCACAACGAGTTAATACTACACGCTGGTCATGTAGATCTGATGCAACAAAAGCTCTTATACTAGgctataaacaatttaaaagtactcTAATTCAAATAGCTGATGACTTTGAACAAACAACAAAAACGCGTTGCGATGCAAATTGTGTATACAACAAATTGTGCACACTTGAAACTGGAATTTACACGGTTTTTGGGAATAATATCCTTGAAAGAGtagataaaactaataaattactgCAAGATGCGACATTAGACCTTAATACTGCAACATCTGCCATCAAgtctttaaagaattttgttcAAGCTAAACGTGATAACTTTGATCAATATGAAAAACAAGGAGCAGAAATTTCGGAAACAACAGATTATTTGAAACACCGTAAACGGCAAAGAAATATCCGTTTAAATCCAATAGATTTTTATGAAACACCTGAGGTAGATTTAACTTCTtctcaaaaattcaaaattcaaatttttttacctgtaattGATCCATTTATTTCTAACTTGGATAAACGATTGTCTGCTAATGAATTGGTATACCAACGATTTGGCTTTCTTCGAAAAATAGAACAACTAAATAACcaagaaattgaaaatgaagcaattaaacttgttaaaatttaCCAGGATGATATTGATGAACACTTAGGAAACGAACTTattcaatttaaagaattttataaacatttgaaaGATGAAATCAGTGAATTTCACAATATTAGTCAAGaacatttaatgtaa